The nucleotide window caatacctatgcacactccagatttctgttttgttttttcatcttaattattgtttgtgtcacaataaaacaacaatttgcacctttaaagtggtcagcatgttgtggaaatcaaatggtgctaacccccccccccccccccccccccccccaaaaaaaaaaaaaaatccattttaattccagcttgtaattcaacaaaacaggacaaacaccaagggggatgaatacttttgcaagacactgtatagctTAGTTAAGCCAAAATTCATCACAAAATTATTTCCTACAGGTGGACAGGTAACATTTGGCATCAGGAATGATGCCCCAACCCTGATGGGAGCCAAAACGACATTCAGTATTAATGTTCTTCCTCCTGGGAATCAGACGGTGCTGCCTAACGGGACAGTGGTCTGGAGCCAAAACTGCACTGTTAATGGTTAGCACTCACAACAAATAGAGACTTTTGCTGAGCCCTTTAACTCACTAAACTACAGTTAAGACTGTTATTATTTTGCCAAATGTATACTAATGGTACATTTTTCCATTCAAATATGACAAACAATTAAGAGGCAACTATTTAAATTGTTTTGAAATACAcgaattctcattatctctagccgctttatcctgttctacagggtcgcaggcaagctggagcctatcccagctgactacgggcgaaaggcggggtacaccctggacaagttgccagatcatcacagggctgacacatagacacagacaaccattcacactcacattcacacctatggtcaatttagagtcaccagttaacctaacctgcatgtctttggactgtgggggaaaccggagcacccggaggaaacccacgcggacacggggagaacatgcaaactctgcacagaaaggccctcgctggccacgggcttcaaacctggaccttcttgctgtgaggcaacagcgctaaccactacaccaccgtgccgcccgtttcgaAATACATTTCAAATATAAAACTGACATAAAATCTAAGATATGTATTTTATAAATATGTATAAGTATTTGCTTTTTCATTTGCACCAGGTACCAATAATTCACATAGcacttacaattaaaaaaaaaacaaaactgctcAGAAACACCCTTGTTGAATTCCATAGTATTAATTATGGTGAGCATTAAATGTAAAATATATTGTGCATGAAAATTATATCTATAGTATACATCTACTGCATGCAAATTATTCCAAATTCTTTACTGCTGCAGTGCCTAAAATCTTGACCTCAGCCATAATTATTGAGCCATAATAATTCCTGATTACCCTTAAAGCATATTTActttttaaatttgctttcaGGAACCCAGTACATGAAGGGTGAACatgtttacccagaattcaacactTCCCAAGAATGGACAGGGGTTTTTCCTGATGGTACACCATTCACTACAACACTGGCCAGGAAACCTCACTTCATCTTTGTGTGGAAGACTTGGGGTACGATGAGCATATTCACCGTTTTATATTTCACTTCAGGAAGTTTTGAAGGATTTTTCAGTTGAACTTAACATATTTTATATTTGTGGAATGAATGTGGAATtattgcaaaattggcacatgcatACAGTTTATTAATATCTCCAGCATCAGTTTATAGTGTTTCATCATAAGACATTATGAATTATTACAGTACATTATTCATTCTTTGCTCTCTAAAGGTCGATATTGGCAGGTGGCTGATGGACCTTCCTCTGCACTCACTATTGGAACAGACAATGTGCCACTGGGCTCTTACAACATGGAAGTGGTCATTTATCATTCCCGTGGAAAGGACAGGTTCATTCCTCTTGGATACACGTCCACACAATTCTCTATCAcaggtgtgtggttgtgtgtttgtgtgatacatctcatctcatctcatctctagccactttatccttctacagggtcgcaggcaagctggagcctatcccagctgactacgggcgaaaggcggggtacaccctggacaagtcgccaggtcatcacagggctgacacatagacacagacaaccattcacactcacattcacacctacggtcaatttagagtcaccagttaacctaacctgcatgtctttggactgtgggggaaaccggagcacccggaggaaacccacgcgcacacggggagaacatgcaaactccgcacagaaaggccctcgccggccacggggctcgaacctggaccttcttgctgtgaggcgacagcgctaaccactacaccaccgtgccgcccttgtgtgatacaattctctcatctcatctcattctcatctcattatctctagccactttatccttctacagggtcgcaggcaagctggagcctatcccagctgactacgggcgaaaggcggggtacaccctggacaagtcgccaggtcatcacagggctgacacatagacacagacaaccattcacactcacattcacacctacggtcaatttagagtcaccagttaacctaacctgcatgtctttggactgtgggggaaaccggagcacccggaggaaacccacgcgcacacggggagaacatgcaaactccgcacagaaaggccctcgccggccacggggctcaaacccggaccttcttgctgtgaggcgacagcgctaaccactacaccaccgtgccgcccttgtgtgATACAATTCTGGACAAATGGAAATTCCTTTTATTCTTACTATTGAACATAGCAGGTGCTTTCTTTGATCTGATCAAAAATTAAAGCGACAATGTGGGCTTTTAACTgacatttacagtgccttgcaaaagtattcataccccttgaactttttcacatttttccaccttacaaccacaaacttaaaagttttttattaagattttatgtgatagaccaacacagagtagcacataattgtgaagtgaaatgaaaatgataaatggtcttcaaaattttaaacaaataaaaatctgaaaaatgtggtgtgcattagtattcatccccctgtcctctgatacctctaaatacaatccagtgcaatcaattgccttcagaagtcatctaattagttaatagagtcctagtgtgtgtaatttactctcagcataaatacacttgttctgtgaaggcctcaggtttgttagagaacactgaagaacaaacagcatcatgaagaccaaagaactcaccagacaggtcagggataaagttctggagaagtttaaagcagggttaggttataaaaaaaaaatcccaagctctgaacatctcaagaagcacggttcaatccatcattcaaaaatggaaaaagcatggcacaattgcaaacctaccaagacatggccgtccacctaaactgacagagcgagcaaggagagcaccggtcagagaagcagccaaggggcccatgatcactctggaggagctgcagaaatccacagctcaggtgggagaatctgtgcacaggacaactataagtcatacactccacaaatctggcctttttggaagagtggcaagaagaaagccattgttgaaagataggcataagaagccatgtaggggacacagcaaacatgtggaagaaggtgctttggtcagatgagaccaaagttgaactttttggcctaaatgcaaagcactatgtgtggcggaaaactaacactgctcatcaccctgcacacaccatccccactgtgaaacatggtggtggcagcatcatgctatggggatgcttttcttcagcagggaccgggaagctggtcagagttgatgggaagatggatggagctaaatacagggcaatcctggaagaaaacctgtttggaggctgcaaaagacttgagactgggaaggagattcaccttccagcaagacaatgaccctaaacatacagccagagctacaatggaatggtttagatcaaagaatattcatgtgttagaatggcccagtcaaagtccagacctaaatcccattgagcatctgtggcaagacttgaaaattgctgttcacagacgctctccatccaatctggctgagcttgagctattttgcaaagaagaatgggcaaaatttTCAGTGTctcgatgtgcaaagctggtagagacataccataaaagacttacagctgtaattgcagcaaaaggtggctctacaaagtattgatgcaggggggctgaatactaatgcacaccacatttttcagatttttatttgtttaaaattttgaagaccatttatcatttttgtttcacttcacaattatgtgctactctgtgttggtctatcacataaaatctcaataaaaaacttttaagttcgtggttgtaaggtggaaaaatgtgaaaaagttcaaggggtatgaatacttttgcaaggcactgtatatgaggGAGAATGTGGAAACTGCCCCATGTTCAACTCAGGCCCTATGTTTTGTCATTGGTACATTGGAAATGACTCTATGTTCCAATGATTTTATATTCCTTAAGTCCTATATTCATATATTCTCATTCCCAGAGTCTTACATTTCCATGGACCTAGGTTTACAGGGTCATATATTTCATATATTCATAGAGGGTCATATATTCCTGAAGAtgaagactttatttgtcacatgtacacacaagcacagtgaaattcctcttctgcatttaacccatctgaagcagtgaacacacacaactgAGCAATGAGCACGTATGCACCCgcatacacacacccagagcaatgggcagatgggggttaggtgctttgctcaagggcacttcagccatgatacagagggaggggtaagtgctgctcattcactcaactcccctcacatttttcctgtcggtcccgggaatcaaaccggtgaccctttaagcccaaggctgcttctgtaaccttcaggtcatggctgccccaGAGAATGGCTGCCTCCTGTTCTCTGGCCCCTATATTCCCATGGTTTTATATTCCTAATCCCAGGATGCTATGAACCAAGGATCCTGTCATATCACTCCTGGTGTTCTATATTTATAAGTGGACTGATATTACCATTCCCAATATCCCATTTTCCCAGAGTCCTATATTCTCAGTGTCCTATTTTCCCATTCCCAGAGTTCTATAGTCCCAGTGTCTTATGTTCCCAGGGTCCTATATTCCCAGTATCCTACAGTACGTTACCATGGTTTTATATTCTCATTGTCAGGGTTCTATGTTTCTGTGGACCTCCTTTCCAAGGGTCATATGCTATAAGACATGGCTATAAGTAGAATGAGAAGAGCTTAGAGCTTATATTAATGAGAAGGAAGGTAGAGCTAATGCTAACGAGGAGGAAGTTATATAAAATGTATACATGAGAGAACATTAAACTCCAAATTCtctcttgttttctttttcagaTCAGATTCCATTCATAGTGACTCTGTCACAGACTGGTGATGTTAACCAGACAGATCAGAGTTTGATCCAGAATCGACCTGTAACCTTCAATGTTGGTATTCATGACCCCAGCCAATACCTCAGTGGCTCTGACATCACCTTTACGTGGGACTTTGGGGACAACAGCGGAACTCTTATCTCCCGTCAACCTTCTGTTACACACACTTACCGCTCAACTGGCTCATTTAGGCCACAGCTTGTGCTGATGGCTGCAATCCCAAATGGCTGTGTCTCAAATCCAACCGCTGGTGAGGTCATAACTGCAGGTGAGTTTAACATTGGAGTACTGGTATTGTTGTACTTGTACAAGTGCAGGGCTACTGGCCTTATCCACCcagaaataaagtttttatttttgtaatataacAGTAAAATTAACTTGTATCCCATTCTTGTTAAAAAAGAGATCTCAAAATGACACCACTCACACTAATACTTACCATTTAAGTACACTTTTGCTATACAACTTAGAAGTATGGGTGCAGAGCATAAGCTATGGAAAACATTCAAGCAGAATCACCATAGAAACAAGGCCAAATTGTGCAAGAAATAATGCCATCAATGTTTTCCTCAGATGTGTCAGTAAATTACTACAAAAGACTTGTGCCAAAAATTATATCACgttccatggcatttagcagacgctcttatccagagcgatgtacaacatacccagagcagcctggggagcagttggtgtttaggtgccttgctccagggcacttcaaccattcctgctggtccagggaatcaaactggtgaccttttggttccaaagctgcgtcactaactattaggccatggcttccccgttATAAATTATACTAAAATTACACTGCACTGACAGCAAGACAAATGTCTACACTATGTCTTAACTATCCAAAAATCTTTGACTTTGACTACTTGTCAGAAATACCATAAACATCCTACTATTGATCACTTCCTGTGTGTTACATTTGAGTCACTAATGTACAGAAGGAGGAAAAGTGCCACGAATATTGACTTAGATAGCTTGTTTGCTTGCAAAACTTTACTAAATTAATGGAGATTAGCTAGCTTTAAACGCAATTAATTAGTGAACTATAGCACAGACATGTCTGATTTAAGTTTTAGCTAACATTTGAATGTTTTAACTATCAAATCTTTATGTATTACAAACATCTGCATTTTACAGACAGGATGATTCACTGCATTCATGGAATCTTGTAATAATATCATTTCCTGTCTTGGGTGGTTTTACTGGTTGTAGGTGGGGAAAACTTTGCCTCAAGTGCAGCATTTTTCCACTTGAGCCATTATGACACCATGTTATTGCACTGTTCTGTGCAGTTATGTTATATGTTGGTGTAGCCCAAACCTTCTAGCATAGTTTTGCAAAGTCAAAATCCCATGTACCAAGTACAATTAATATACGTGTTTCCACTCTCAATCCAGATGCTGCTCAACGACATTTACCTCATTAATTGAGTATCTTTGCCCTTTTCCATAGTACAAGCAGTGACAGTGGTATCAGACGCTCCAGCTGCACAAACCACCAATATGGCCGCCTCTCCTCAGCCTGCACTTGAGCAAGAAAGCATAGCTTCTACTGTTCCAGCGGCAGCTAATGACTTAGCTGCAGCTCCAGCTGATGATCAAGAGGCAGTAAATACTGCTGAAAATCAAGTTTCTGATATTCCAGCCATTGgtgaaacagttacagacagtgttGCAGAGACAGAGGGCCTTACAGTTACTGACCCTGCTGCATCCATCATCCCTGTTGAGGAGGGTGTAGTTGAGTCAGCTGTCACCGAAGCTGTAGTTTTGGAAGCTGCAGCAGCTACCAATGGAGAGACAGACCCATTAGCACCTGCTGCCGATGTTATAATCAATATTGTGGCCACAGATGCTACAGTTGTTCAGACAGTGCCATCTATAGTACCAGTTATCGATGGTGAGATTGTGGAAAGTGTCAATGAAGTTACTCCAAATGAAGTCATAGCCGAAGCTCCTGTAATTACTGACACTGCTACAGGTGAGAATGTCTTATTGGTTGTTCATCCAAGGACTAATTCAGtttgttttgggggggttttAAGCATATGCGTACAGTATGTGTGATTCCCATGAATGAGATTTCAACACATTTTCCTGTGCTGGGAAAAGAATGAAAGGCATTTTTAAAACTTAAATCTTGCAGCCTATAAATTGGGTTGATAATTACATTGGTAAGAGACTCTCTCACCTCTATCTCTGTAAGGGTTGAAGTTTTACATTCATGGTATATatagttttattccatccacattcactgaatatgagcaatcgtgcactctgatttgctactgtactactaggatatcagctcatataccatgagtcgttgtcagctgtccatcactagcaatgatgactacttcattagaatgtgcagaaacgcagatgggccgtgaggcccacaccagagtgacagagtcgcCTGCAGCGGCGGCACGAACAGCCTGGCcaagccgccacagaatgtttcgCCTCGTGAGCTCTTGCTTACTATTCTCCTCTTCTAGCGAAGCGCCTTGCACAATAAGATAAGACAAAgaatgtcgtgcccccattgcgttgtctctctggacctccagacctgatgccaagtggtgcacaaaagtgccacagacctgacaggtatggaagttgccccacagtcacaacatccattggccatttgagtggctcttccacatgccatcaggtggtgtgccattgaccctgttgagttcatctgccacattgcaccgaaaagcactctgctgccagcaccttattggggatgtactatttaacccatagctggaacccaggcaggtgctaccactccgggtcagagcagacctgggagcaatggtgattaaggggtaactctacTTTTCGCAATCCTCAAGttttcctggacctgagacttaccaccagttgcagtttaaagtcatacctagGACTAgtgagtggagaaaaataaaatggtggagtgcatctattcagatatatcacttaagtatttaaaagaaacagaaatagctaaaagaatatagtcccccccccaatatctcatgttccacactccagcccagttgttggtggtaatgcacctttaagttggtttgccaaatgccaaaaaaccctaaagaataagaagaaaatgatggcacgtgttgctaaaccaactgaggatgaaataaaaactacctgaaaacaaaaccccccaaaaatacaaaaaaggcaacaaaatatggactgaaagtatttaatggtaagaatgtatcttttttatttttcaagaattattattatagtatttttcacaaattgctactgtgatttcgctggtttgtttacattctaagcagaaattattttgttggatgttttgtacaaagttttcatttattgaatttgcaaaaaataaaaatgaaaaatgctctgtttctgaaaatccagtgaatgtgaatagaataaaacagttattccactcaatctcatggtACATACAgtcgcttatagccaacttggtgctattcgcctcgtcggctatcagctcatgtacgactcgatttcatggaataactattaaacgtatttaaatggggtggcatggtggtgtagtggttagcgctgttgcctcacagcaagaaggtcctgggttcgagcccagcagccgacaaggacctttctatgtggagtttgcatgttctccccgtgtttgtgtgggtttcctccgggtgctccggtttcccccacagtcctaattggtggctctaaattgaccgtaggtgtgaatgtgagtgtgaatggttgtctctgtgtcagccttgcagtgatctggcgacttgtccagggtgtaccccgcctctcacccatagtcagctgggataggctccagcttgcctgcgaccctgtacaggataagcggttatggataatggatggatggatttaaatgGTTATCAACCAAATTCACCAAGTGCCCTTAGCCTTCCATTACTATACATACATTTAAATCAACAAGTTTCCAGACAAAAGCCTTCCATCGTGATATTTATGTAGATGTTTATGCCGTTGCTGTTATTCTTACCACATCCCCAGTAACACAGAATGAGATTGTTGCTGAAGGAACAGAGGAACCACAAGCTGCTCTGGTTATTGCAAAACGACAAGCTCCAGAAATTCCAGCAGAGGAAAACTGTATGATTTACCGCTACGGATCTTTCTCCTCAACTTTGGATGTTGTTCGTAAGTGCCACTCGTCATAAATCTATGCTTGTGCATAGAGATACAACAATATAACCACATAATATTGGGCAATATGCAAAAATATTGTGTGCTACTTGTAGACATGTAAACTTGCACATGGCCTCAATACATGTAACGTATCACAATATTTAGTTTTGCTGTAGGTTTTGCTTTAATTTAAGTGAGTGGCAAGGTAATGTCACCCCATAGCTGCATGGTCCTGGGTTCAATCCTGACTtactatctgtgtggagttttccatgttctctccatgttcgTGTGGATTTTCTCTGAGTTCTCTGGATTCATTCcgctgtgcaaaaaaaaaaatcctgaccaggataaagtggttactgatgcTGAATGAATGAGATGCTGAAAAAATGTAAACATTTAACAAGCAAATGACAGCaatgtttattaattatttttttctcacATATAAAATGTGTTACTCTTGCAGAGTTAGCTGCAAAATTAAAGGTTTAACAACTCttaggtcaagtcaaagtccttcctacgccaggatctggtcttcccaggaagtctcctgtcccagtactaaccagctcttaagGCACATGGGTGCGGCGCTGatctctgtttcagtagccctcggccgctcacctattatatagctagggttacagtggggggctagtcctctggtagccgcaagagtttgactccctacttgcatctgtattgcagcgagccttgccagatggcaatagGTACTAGTTTTATGATGTtccttggtatgacccaaccacgagtagaactcatgatctcctggttgagaggtggacacaataaccactaggccagctcgcagtaacaactattatattatataatatttTAGGCAGTTTGGAatcttctgtgctgacaaataattCTGATAAAATACTGGCTTAATGCAATAAACATGCTGCGTGATCTTACTGTACATCTTGCACAATGTAATAAAGTTTGTTTGCCTATGGTTCTTTCCTCAGAGGGAATTGAGAGAGTGGAGATTGTGGAGGTGAGTAATGTCGCAGTTTTGGCCACCAATGTGGAGCAGAATGCCGTGGATCTCACCGTCACCTGCCAGGGAAGGTCAGGAAGGAATTTCATGTGTACTACTCGTACAATCTGCAATCCTTTGTTCCATTACCTCTGACCAAAAAATTTCTTCAATTTACACCTACACACCTGGAAAATTTCTTTTAACCACTCAATGGCAGatgaatgcaaataaaaaagggaAGGAATGGGGAAGATAATATCAACTATTAGTTCAGTATAAACTTTTGAGAAGCTCAGGAATATAGGCTTGGAACTTTTCAGGCAAGAAGCTTCATCTATGAACTTTAGAACAGGAACTTAACTAATGAATTTAAGTTCAAGTACTTTAGCCATGGAACTTAGGTACAGGAACCTAAACCCTAGATGTTTAGCCAAAGAACGTAAACCCAGGACCAACAGCCCAGAAGCTTAAACCCCGGAACATAGGCACAGGAGCTTAAACTCAAGAACATTAGGGTTAGGATGAGAGCATGAATTTAGGGCCCAGGAGTATTTATCCAGAATCTTGAGGCTAGGAACATAAAGCTATTTATCTATTATTTTCTTTTATAATATTACAGTTTTAAAAACCCCAAAAACTAATATCAAGCTTGAAATTGTTCTATTGCCTGATAATTTTACAAATTTTACACATTTATTTCAAGGAAGAAACTAAATTATAGTATTTGCCGattgaataagaaaatttaaagcttgaaattggTAAAAGTATCTCACAAGATAATCAATCTTAAATCTGATTTCTAATAATTACATAATAAAACAAATCAACAAATTTGCCCCTATTCAAGATAGTTTACTTGCTAATGCAtcgttttttgcagtgtgaggcTTGAGTTCCTTGTTAAGACTTTCTAGAAGTAGAACTTAGCCCAGGGGGAAGAAACCAAAAACCCTGGATTTTTGACAAAAACAGAACTGGTGGATTAATGAACCAGAGAATTAAGTATAGTTTGCTCAATTTTGACCAGTTTGTGTCCTG belongs to Neoarius graeffei isolate fNeoGra1 chromosome 26, fNeoGra1.pri, whole genome shotgun sequence and includes:
- the pmela gene encoding premelanosome protein a translates to MRTALIVLGLTLSLAAIARARTHFSRYRSWNSRMYPVWRDGDPRYRDCWKGGQVTFGIRNDAPTLMGAKTTFSINVLPPGNQTVLPNGTVVWSQNCTVNGTQYMKGEHVYPEFNTSQEWTGVFPDGTPFTTTLARKPHFIFVWKTWGRYWQVADGPSSALTIGTDNVPLGSYNMEVVIYHSRGKDRFIPLGYTSTQFSITDQIPFIVTLSQTGDVNQTDQSLIQNRPVTFNVGIHDPSQYLSGSDITFTWDFGDNSGTLISRQPSVTHTYRSTGSFRPQLVLMAAIPNGCVSNPTAGEVITAVQAVTVVSDAPAAQTTNMAASPQPALEQESIASTVPAAANDLAAAPADDQEAVNTAENQVSDIPAIGETVTDSVAETEGLTVTDPAASIIPVEEGVVESAVTEAVVLEAAAATNGETDPLAPAADVIINIVATDATVVQTVPSIVPVIDGEIVESVNEVTPNEVIAEAPVITDTATVTQNEIVAEGTEEPQAALVIAKRQAPEIPAEENCMIYRYGSFSSTLDVVQGIERVEIVEVSNVAVLATNVEQNAVDLTVTCQGSLPNEVCTMMMDSDCISPLETECNAVTPTECQMILRRFFNDSGTFCINVSLANDVSFAVTSARLSVTVDSGSSTAGAATAVLGVLILVCAVGTIALTYRRMKAYHALKGDSTDGITGISVFKSVPMLVWNFLTRQSTAESRPLLQGRVV